The Streptomyces tubercidicus DNA segment CCAGCGCCTGGCACGTCTCCGAGATGTCGAGCGTCCGTCCCGCGCGCTCACGCACCGAGTCCAGCACCCGCGTGCGGGCACGCGCCCGCTGCCGTTCGGTGACATCGACCACGGACACCGCCAGGCCGAGGACCTGCCGCTGCGGACTGCGCAGCCGGAAGACCGATACCTCGACATCACGCAGGCGGCTCGGGTCACCCCCTCTGCGGCCGCGCACGATGTGCTCCCGCACCGGCACGCCGCTGTCCAGCACGCCGCGGGCCATGGCCTCGACCTCGTCGGGTTCCGCGAGATCGTACGCGTCGCGCACATGGCGCCCCAGAATGGTCTCGGCGCGCACACCTGCCATGTTGGCGGTGCCGGTATTGAAACCCACCACGCGCAGCTCGGGATCCAGAAGGATCAAGCCGACGGGTGACTGGGTAAACAGCACCTCAAGCATGGCCGACGCAACATCGCCCACGAAACTGGGCGCGTCACCTTCCGGCATTCGCTTGTCACCCCCTCCGGCCTGCCCGTCGGCAGTGGGGGAATTCGGGCCGCCACTACTTCCTGTATAGGTCACGCCGTCGTGGGCAGCGACTCGGACGGTACTCAGGGGTACGGATGGCCGCTGTGGGTGACCGCGTCTGCGGCCGGCTGTCGGCACTCCGCTGGGCGGCGCGATCAGTGCGGGGACCATACGGCTCCAGCCATGTGGCGGCTCGACCGGCGCCGGTGGCCGTCAACCGGCCCGCTGCTCCGCCTCGTTGGCGATCCACCGAACCAACTAGAGGCCGGTCCAGCCGCTTTGCCATACAGTGCCCAGATTTCCGAGCGTCCACATATTGGACATGTCGGCATAAAGGCTCTGACGATCACCTCATGCCCTTTACGTGCCGTTCAACTCCCGTATGCCCTGGGCCGAGAGTGTTCCCTCCATAGATCGGGGGACAGATCCAGCCATTCAGGAGAATTAAGTGGCGCTCACTCGTAGAGACTTCGCGAAGCGTTCGGCCTGCACCGGAGCCGGGGTCGCCCTGGCCGGCAGCGTCGGCGCGCTGGGCACCGCCCCCGGCGCACTCGCGATGGAGAACGCCCAGGGCGGTGCGGACCGCTTCGACCCGGCGGCCGGATACGGCCCGCTGCTCAGTGACCCGGCAGGCATCCTTGCGCTCCCGCAGGGATTCTCGTACCGGGTCATCACCCGCAGCGGTGTCACCAAGCTGGAGTCGGGGGAGACCACTCCCTCCCACCACGACGGGACGGCCACCTTTGAAGGCCCCCGCGGCACGACCCTGCTGGTCAACAACCACGAGCTCAAGGGGCCGCGGTCCGACTGGGAGCACCCGGTCCCACTCACCGAGGGGCTCGTGTACGACCCGGCAGCGGCGGGTGGCTGCACCGTCGTTGAGGTGCACCGGCACGGCGGGCACGTCGCCGAGTGGGTCGGCATCGCCGGTACGTCGCAGAACTGCGCGGGTGGCCGCACCCCCTGGGGCACCTGGCTCACCTGCGAGGAGACCGCCGACAAGGCCGGTCAGCACGGTATGACGAAGGACCACGGCTATGTCTTCGAGGTCGACCCGTACGACCGCCGGGCGAACCTGGACCCCAAGCCCATCAAGGCGCTGGGCCGTTACGAGCACGAGGCCGTGGTCGTCGACACCCACCGCGGTGACCTGTACCTGACCGAAGACGCCTCCGACCCGAACGGGCTGTTCTACCGCTGGGTGCCGCCGCATGGTTTCCGCCACGGCCGCGGTCAGCTCCGGAAGTTGGCCGATGATGCCGGTGTGCTTCTGGCACCCAAGTGCTACGACTCGGACGGTCGGTTCGTCGACGATCTCTCACGGGCCACCAGGACCGGCACGGTCTACCGCGTCGACTGGGCCGAGGTGCCGGACCGGGACGCGCAGTCGAAGCCGGTGCGTGAGCAGTTCGCCGACGATGAGGTCACCCGGGCCCGCAAGCTCGAAGGCATGTGGTGGGCGGACGGCGGCGCCTACATCGTGGCGTCCTACGCCCGTGAGGAGAGCCCGGTCCAGCATGACGGCCAGGTGTGGTTCTACTGCCCGCGCCGCCGGACCCTGACCCTCAAGGTGCTGCTGGGCGTCAACAAGAACCCGGCCGCCGACGGGGCCCTCGACGGCCCCGACAACATCACGGTCTCTCCGTACGGTGGGCTGATCATCGCCGAGGACGGGGAGGGCATCCAGCACCTCTTCGGGGCCACCGAGAGCGGCAGTACGTATCCCATCGCACGCAATGAGCTGAACGTCGGGACCGCGGCCGAGCCGGAGTTCAGCGAGTTCACCGGTGTGGTGTTCTCGCCGGACGGGCGGACTCTGTTCGCCAACATCCAGACCCCCGGCATCATGCTCGCGATCACCGGTCCCTGGCGGCGTCAGCCGTGACCGGGAGTCAGCCCGGTCTCTGACTGAGGGCCACCAGCGGCTGGGAGCCACCAGCCCCACCACCACAGAACCGAACGGCAATAAAGACCAACCGGCAAACCTGCCGGGGACGAAGAGGAGATCGCAGTGCATAACAGCTCGTCATCCCAGCTCTTCCGGAACCGCAAGATATCCGGAACCCACCGGAAGGGCGCCTCTTCCGCCCAGCGCGGAGGCCGGCGATTCCGCAAGGCTTCGCTCGCCGCGGGCGGCCTTCTCGGCGCCGCCGCACTGCTCACCGTTTTCCCGACCACGGCGCTGGCGGACCCGCCCTCGGCCCTCCCCGCCAACGCCAGTGACGCCGAGCGGAACTTCCAGCCCGCCTTCGATTACGACAAGGACGGCTGCTACCCCACTCCCGCCATCGGGGCCGATGGCACGGTAGCTCCCGGCCTGAGCCTCGGCGGGGACACGAACGGGAGCTGCCGTGACGAGTCGGATCTCGACAACACCAATTCCTACTCGCGCCAGAAGTGCAACAACGGCTGGTGCGCGATCATGTACACCCTCTACTTCGAGAAGGACCAAGCCTCACTCGGTCCCGGAAGTGCCGGACACCGGCACGACTGGGAACACATCGTGGTGTGGGTGAAGGACGATCAGGTCCAATACGTTTCGACGTCGGCGCACGGCAAATTCACCACCCACGACCGCTCGCAGATCCTCTTTGACGGAAAGCACCCCAAGGTCGTCTACCACAAGGACGGCGGCAGCACGCACGCCTTCCGCGCGGCCAACTCCTCGGATGACCCGGTGGAGAACCACAAGGGGACATGGCAGTACCCGACGCTCGTCGGCTGGGACGGTTACCCCGACGGCCTCCGCGACAAGCTGAGCCAGGCCGACTTCGGCCAGGCCACGTTCGGCATCAAGGACAGCGAGTTCAACACCAACCTGGAAAAGGCCAAGCCGGCCGATATCCCGTTCGACCCCCATGCCTGAACTCGCTCCCGGATAACGGTCCGCCGCTTCGATCCGGCGGGCCGTTTCGCCTTTCCGCGTTTCCGTCTGTCGGCGAGCGGACCCCGTCCCGTGCCGTGCCGTGGCGTGGCGTCCCGTCCCAGGTACCCCTCCGGACGGACCGCGCCCGCCGTCAGCGGACGAGCGCGGTGTAGACGGCGAACGCCGGCTCGTCGAAGAGGACGAAGCGCACCTCGCCGACGGCCGTCTCCGTCTCCCGTACGGTCTCCACCGCGATCCGCGCCGCATCGTCCATCGGCCAGCGGTACACACCGGTGGAGATGGCCGGGAAGGCGACGGTGCGGGCGCCGAGGGCGTCGGCGACCCGCAGCGACTCGCGGTAGCAGGAGGCGAGCAGCTCGCTGCGGTCCTCGGAGGCGGAGTACACCGGGCCGACGGTGTGGATGACCCCGTGGGCCGGCAGCCGCCCTGCGGTGGTGGCGACGGCCTGGCCGGTGGGCAGGCCCCGGCCGTACTGCGCGGCGCGCAGATCGCGGCATGCGTCGAGGATCTCCGGGCCGCCGCGCCGGTGGATCGCGCCGTCCACTCCCCCGCCGCCGAGGAGCGACGAGTTGGCTGCGTTGACCACGGCGTCCACGGCTTGTTCGGTGATATCGCCCTGGATGAGGGTGAGGGAGGTGCTCATGGTGGCCGAGCCTAGAGGGTGTCCGGCGGGTTCTCCGGGCACGACGAGCGGGGCATACGGGCGTCGCAGACCTGGAGTATCGGCGCGCCGAGCCGGCCGTTGGTCAGTGGTGATCGGGGCGCCGAACAGGCCGCCAATCAGCGGCGGTTGGCGCGCAGTCGGCGCCAGACCGCCTTGGCGGCGTAGTGGCCGGACATGCCGTGGACGCCGGGGCCGGGCGGGGTGGCCTGGGAGCAGAGGTAGACGGCGGGGTGGGCGGTTTCGTAGGGGACGCGGGCGAGCTTGGGGCGGATGAGCAGGCGCAGACCGGCCGCGGAGCCGGTGTTGGTGTCGCCGCCGACGTAATTGGCGTTGCGGGCGGCGATCTGCGGCGGTCCGGCGATCGCACGGGCCAGCACGAGGTCACGGAAGCCGGGGGCGAAGCGCTCGATCTGCCGCTCGACGGCGTCGGTGGCGTCGCCCTCCCAGCCGTGCGGGACATGGCCGTACGCCCAGAAGGTGTGCTTGCCCTCGGGGGCGCGGGTGGGGTCGATCAGGCTGGGCTGCGCGGTGATCAGGAAGGGGACGGAGGGGTCCTCGCCGTGGGTGGCGGCGTTGAGGGCGGCGCCGATCTCGCCGCTGGTGGGGCCGATGTGGACGGTACCGGCGCGGTGGGCCTCCTGGGCCGTCCACGGGACCGGGGCCGAGAGCGCGTAGTCGATTTTGAAGACGCTGGGGCCGTACTTCACGTCGCGGTAGGCGTTGCCCAGTCCGGCGATCCGGGCGAGCGCGGTCGGCGAGGTGTCGAAGACATACGCGCGGGCCGGGGGCAGGTCGTCCAGGCGCTTGACCTCGAAGTCGGTGTGCACCACGCCGCCATGGGCGCGCAGCAGACCGGCGAGCGCGTCGGAGATGGCCTGGGAGCCGCCGCGCGGTACCGGCCAGCCCTTGTGGTGCGCGCCGAGCGCGAACATCAGGGCCATCCCGGAGGTTCCGATGCCGCTGAGCGGGGCATTGGCGTGCGCCCCGAGTCCGGCCAGCAGGCCGCGGGCCTTCGCGCCCTGGAAACGGCGGTTGAGGAGGCTGACCGGCTGCATCCCGACCAGGCCGAAGCGGGCGTAGGTCACCGGGTCCTGCGGCAGACCGAGCCACTGGGTGCGCAGGAAGTCGTGGGCCATGGTGTCCCACTTGCCGATGAAGGGGGCCACGAGCCTGCGGTAGGTGCCGGCGTCCCGCGCTCCGAAGGACATGGCGGTCTCGCCGACGGAGTGCGCGAGCACGGCGGCCGTACCGTCCGGGAACGGGTGCGCCATCGGGAGGTCCGGGTGCAGCCATTCCAGGCCGTAGCGGTCCAGCGGCATGGCGGAGAAGGCGGGCGAGCCGACGCCGGTGGGGTGCACCGCCGAGCAGGGGTCGTGGCGGAAACCGGGGAGGGTCAGCTCCTCGGTACGGGCGCCGCCACCGATGGTGTCGCGGGCCTCGAAGACCTCCACCGACATACCGCGGCGGGCCAGTTCGACGGCCGCCGTCAGGCCGTTGGGTCCCGCTCCGATGACCACGGCATCGAGCATCCTCGGCACCTGCGCCACTCCCCTCGCGTACGACCCTCGCCGTCGAGGGTCAGTTGGCGGCTGCCAGCAGTCCGAGGATACGCCGCGCCGTTTCGGCGTCCCGGGCCGCGGTGAAGGGCAGCGCATTACCGCCTTCGATACGGAACGGCTGCCCGGCGACCGTGCCGCTGGCGCCGCCCGCCTCATGGACCAGCAGCAGCCCGGCCGCGTGGTCCCAGGAGTTCTCCCAGCTGAAGGCCGTGGCGTCGATCTCGCCGCGGGCTATGTACAGATACTCCAGGCCCGCCGAGCCACAGGGGCGCGGGGCGATACCGCCGGTCTCCAGGGTGGCCAGCACCCGCTTCTGCTCGTCGTTGGTGAAGTCGTAGTGAGAGGTGGCGACATCGAGGACCGCCCCGGAGGAGGGGCTGCCGGCCTGCAGCGGAACGCCGTTCAGCCAGGCGCCGGCGCCGCGGCGGGCGACGGCCATCAGGCCGAGCGCGGGGGCGTACGTCCAGGAGGCCAGCACCTCACCGCGGTGGGCGAGCGCGACCAGGGTGCAGAAACCGGGGTCACCGTGCACGAACTGGCGGGTGCCGTCGACCGGGTCGACGATCCAGACGGGGGCGTCCCCGTGCAGCGCGTCGAGCACCCGCGGGTCGGCGTGCACCGCCTCCTCGCCGACCACCCGGGAGCCGGGCAGCAGGGCCGTGAGCGAGGCGGTGAGGTGCTCCTCGGCGAGCCGGTCGGCGACCGTGACGAGGTCGTGCGGCCCGTTCTTCTCGACGATGTCCTCGGCGGCGAGCTGCCGGAAGCGGGGCACGATCTCGTCGGCCGCGGCGCGGCGGATGGCGGTCTCGACGGCGGCCAGATCCAGCGACGAGAGGTCGAGCGACGGGCCGTCCTGAGTGGTGGCCGGGGTCGCGACGGGCGGGGTGGCGGCAATCGGAGTAATCGCGATCTCTCCCGAATCTTCGGTACGAAGTGCTTCGATCATGTGTCCATCGAAACACGAGCCACTGACACCACGACTGGACTCCAGGTGAATTCCGGATGCCGCGGCGGGCACGGCCGGGGGCCGGTCCCCCCGGCGCACAGCGGACGCGCGCCCGCCCCGGCCCGTTGGCGCGCCTCAGCGCCCCACCGCGTACCCCTGCATCCCCCGCGGATTCGCCGCCGCGGACAGCACACCGGACTCCGGGTCCCGCGCCACCGCGCACAGCCGCCCCTCGGACCAGGCATCACCCACCGTGACGCGATGACCACGCCGACGCAGCTCATCAATGACCCCGTCGCCGATACGGGACTCCACGGTCACACTCCCCGGCCGCATCCCGCGCGGGAAGAAGGACCCGGGGAAGGACTCGTGGTGCCAGTTGGGAGCGTCCACGGCACCCTGCAGATCCAGGCCGCCACGAACCGCCCCGCGCAGCGCCACGGCCAGGAAGAAGTGCACCTGCCACTGATCCTGCTGATCGCCGCCCGGCGTCCCGAAGGCCATCACCGGAACGCCGTCGCGCAGCGCGAGGGACGGCGTGAGGGTGGTCCGGGGCCGGCGCCCCGGGGTGAGCGAGTTGGGCAGCCCCTCCTCCAGCCAGGCCATCTGCAGCCGGGTACCGAGCGGGAAACCGAGCGCCGGGACCACGGGGTTGGACTGCAACCAGCCGCCGGACGGGGTGGCGGAGACCAGATTGCCCCAGCGGTCGACGACATCGATGTGGCAGGTGTCGCCTCGGGTGGCGCCGTTGGGGTCGGTCTCGGGGGCGGCAGCCGCCGGTACGCCGCCCGCGACGGTCGGCTCGCCCGCCCCGCGCCCGGAGACGCCCCGCGCGTCGAATCCGTCCGTCCCCGCCCCCGCCGCTGCCGCCACCGCGTACCGGCTCAGCCACGGCGTACGGCCGTCCGGACTGCCGGGG contains these protein-coding regions:
- a CDS encoding alkaline phosphatase PhoX; this encodes MALTRRDFAKRSACTGAGVALAGSVGALGTAPGALAMENAQGGADRFDPAAGYGPLLSDPAGILALPQGFSYRVITRSGVTKLESGETTPSHHDGTATFEGPRGTTLLVNNHELKGPRSDWEHPVPLTEGLVYDPAAAGGCTVVEVHRHGGHVAEWVGIAGTSQNCAGGRTPWGTWLTCEETADKAGQHGMTKDHGYVFEVDPYDRRANLDPKPIKALGRYEHEAVVVDTHRGDLYLTEDASDPNGLFYRWVPPHGFRHGRGQLRKLADDAGVLLAPKCYDSDGRFVDDLSRATRTGTVYRVDWAEVPDRDAQSKPVREQFADDEVTRARKLEGMWWADGGAYIVASYAREESPVQHDGQVWFYCPRRRTLTLKVLLGVNKNPAADGALDGPDNITVSPYGGLIIAEDGEGIQHLFGATESGSTYPIARNELNVGTAAEPEFSEFTGVVFSPDGRTLFANIQTPGIMLAITGPWRRQP
- a CDS encoding NPP1 family protein; its protein translation is MSGTHRKGASSAQRGGRRFRKASLAAGGLLGAAALLTVFPTTALADPPSALPANASDAERNFQPAFDYDKDGCYPTPAIGADGTVAPGLSLGGDTNGSCRDESDLDNTNSYSRQKCNNGWCAIMYTLYFEKDQASLGPGSAGHRHDWEHIVVWVKDDQVQYVSTSAHGKFTTHDRSQILFDGKHPKVVYHKDGGSTHAFRAANSSDDPVENHKGTWQYPTLVGWDGYPDGLRDKLSQADFGQATFGIKDSEFNTNLEKAKPADIPFDPHA
- a CDS encoding O-acetyl-ADP-ribose deacetylase, which codes for MSTSLTLIQGDITEQAVDAVVNAANSSLLGGGGVDGAIHRRGGPEILDACRDLRAAQYGRGLPTGQAVATTAGRLPAHGVIHTVGPVYSASEDRSELLASCYRESLRVADALGARTVAFPAISTGVYRWPMDDAARIAVETVRETETAVGEVRFVLFDEPAFAVYTALVR
- a CDS encoding phytoene desaturase family protein; this encodes MPRMLDAVVIGAGPNGLTAAVELARRGMSVEVFEARDTIGGGARTEELTLPGFRHDPCSAVHPTGVGSPAFSAMPLDRYGLEWLHPDLPMAHPFPDGTAAVLAHSVGETAMSFGARDAGTYRRLVAPFIGKWDTMAHDFLRTQWLGLPQDPVTYARFGLVGMQPVSLLNRRFQGAKARGLLAGLGAHANAPLSGIGTSGMALMFALGAHHKGWPVPRGGSQAISDALAGLLRAHGGVVHTDFEVKRLDDLPPARAYVFDTSPTALARIAGLGNAYRDVKYGPSVFKIDYALSAPVPWTAQEAHRAGTVHIGPTSGEIGAALNAATHGEDPSVPFLITAQPSLIDPTRAPEGKHTFWAYGHVPHGWEGDATDAVERQIERFAPGFRDLVLARAIAGPPQIAARNANYVGGDTNTGSAAGLRLLIRPKLARVPYETAHPAVYLCSQATPPGPGVHGMSGHYAAKAVWRRLRANRR
- a CDS encoding inositol monophosphatase family protein; translated protein: MIEALRTEDSGEIAITPIAATPPVATPATTQDGPSLDLSSLDLAAVETAIRRAAADEIVPRFRQLAAEDIVEKNGPHDLVTVADRLAEEHLTASLTALLPGSRVVGEEAVHADPRVLDALHGDAPVWIVDPVDGTRQFVHGDPGFCTLVALAHRGEVLASWTYAPALGLMAVARRGAGAWLNGVPLQAGSPSSGAVLDVATSHYDFTNDEQKRVLATLETGGIAPRPCGSAGLEYLYIARGEIDATAFSWENSWDHAAGLLLVHEAGGASGTVAGQPFRIEGGNALPFTAARDAETARRILGLLAAAN